In a single window of the Brachionichthys hirsutus isolate HB-005 chromosome 18, CSIRO-AGI_Bhir_v1, whole genome shotgun sequence genome:
- the cga gene encoding glycoprotein hormones alpha chain → MGSLKSVGLNLLLFSFLLYVADSYPNIDLSNVGCQECTLRKNSFFSRDRPVYQCMGCCFSRAYPTPLKAMRTMTIPKNITSEATCCVARHSYEVQTEVAGIPQRVRNHTDCHCSTCYFHKI, encoded by the exons ATGGGCTCATTGAAATCAGTTGGACTGaatcttcttctcttttcttttctacttTATGTTGCTGATTCTTACCCCAACATTGACCTATCAAACG TGGGCTGTCAGGAGTGCACGCTGAGGAAGAACAGTTTTTTCTCCAGGGATCGTCCAGTCTATCAGTGCATGGGCTGCTGCTTCTCTAGAGCGTATCCAACACCTCTCAAGGCCATGAGGACGATGACTATCCCAAAAAACATCACCTCGGAGGCAACCTGTTGCGTCGCAAGGCACAGCTACGAGGTACAG ACAGAGGTGGCTGGCATACCTCAGAGGGTGAGAAACCACACAGACTGCCACTGCAGCACCTGCTATTTTCACAAGATATGA
- the LOC137908076 gene encoding akirin-2-like isoform X2 — MACGATLKRTMDFDPLMSPASPKRRRCIPVSPSSSSSSPRKYLNMEPSPFGQSSSTVSAEQILNSIKQEYKRIQKRKHLDGGCHQADCCYSPESPSQLSTMNVSSMPGISPTRKEQPLFTLRQVGMICERLLKEREEKVREEYEETMTSKLAEQYDTFVKFTHDQLMRRFGEQPASYVS; from the exons ATGGCGTGTGGAGCCACCCTGAAGAGGACCATGGATTTCGATCCGCTGATGAGTCCTGCATCCCCTAAAAGACGAAGATGCATCCCCGTATCGCCATCGTCGTCATCCTCGTCCCCTAGGAAGTATCTTAACATGGAGCCCTCGCCATTCGGCCAGTCTTCGTCAACAGTCAGCGCAG AACAAATCCTAAACAGCATTAAGCAGGAGTACAAACGCATTCAGAAGAGGAAGCATCTAGATGGAGGCTGCCACCAGGCAGATTGCTGCTATTCTCCAGAGTCCCCGTCCCAGTTGTCGACCATGAATGTTTCCAGCATGCCAG GCATTTCTCCTACTAGAAAAGAACAGCCATTATTCACCCTCAGACAAGTTGGAATGATCTGTGAACGTCTGCTGAAAGAAAGGGAGGAGAAGGTGCGGGAGGAGTATGAAGAGACCATGACTTCGAAGCTGGCAG AACAATACGACACCTTTGTGAAGTTCACGCATGACCAGTTAATGCGACGATTTGGGGAGCAACCCGCTAGCT ATGTTTCCTGA
- the znf292a gene encoding zinc finger protein 292a, protein MAEGETEKEYDTRKAIDELRERFQGLTTTLKESSQPPLEASLYFCQEFCQVLVEHAGRWKTDEDPLPLLEVYIVAILSFAKASSCLSSECENAPLLLEKLALSCVELLFLLPQHVPGALWEEFQSSTKLAHGLLQDSGSTQLCLLSLLAQQDGVWSNTTLSSILSNQIPQTEQVHEYLEFEGPTLLNMRIKHLIKVDGVDKAAVLAKMCSEFAGYEGKGNFKQTYLLCICMTKSQEQLMEEIASIDCKDALEMICNLESEGDERGALCLCSVFLKRQLLQGEVYCAWELTLFWSKLLMRLESSADVFLGQSKEMALLCRSVCHILFLIKVIQNEVGEVGLPVCAEMCIQALKMTSSDHKDSKSTICKTISCLLPTDLEVKRACQLTEFLLQPTIDSYYAVESLYNEPDQKPEEDGSLPVPNSLRCELLLALKTQWPFDPEFWDWKTLKRNCLALMGEEAAIVSSIDTLNDTDEQEVESALGKHPEYRDLEDFLLTTTNELNEITDEKEKNREAKKLREQGFVSARFRNWRAYMQYCVLCDKEFLGHRIVRHAQKHFKDGMYLCPICADSFESREILEPHVASHVKQSCKERLAAMKAARKITKPPQSPKSPSTNPKCVANLGSPVKVESQIGNQLATPVKIEQTTSDTNLSQDCFCPVKNCCKAFKFFRNLMAHVRSHKDDEEAMRFLEIQKQKVVCQYCRRQFVNVRHLNDHLQMHCGSKPYICIQLDCKANFNSNSELLMHRKTHPEFKAQCMFPNCGQVFSEAYLLYDHEAQHYLTYTCQTDNCDKVFYSQSQFLSHQASHCTNETFNSSPTPNQNLPVTPNVQQPLESTPNIEMIQSDAGIKTSNETTSSCTSPFPLKVKHSIESMLNSLSDSEMEEPPKCYTPLTNSTPAPADGKTAPEIPLVLSNLAEQRQITPVNSVPSITNPVVGQQKIQIHNIQANEIPKVIPQIISPSQIKTEIPSFLQGYPPSTQAVNSGNEENLHCCPYNECTRAYSTNKSLSRHVKKQHPEIFEDWKLAKKYNKIAKISAKKAGPTSSNQSKNPGNRSSNQPEILCNNSGMQQMDYQAGCSSSPAQCFSGSIEPVPITPMVNPTPYPTWGSPNNASGMVQPDMSQSWSAPPMNNCYSDGFNMNEYPSRSYLQWQTDPYQQNTALLPSDSDHSVAAMHGPTLSHAASESSLMSQYVSSSLMLDNGGQIHNGGHQYGQIHPEGSGDGVDVRKSSASMTGQSENGNCTSTIDSLPEASFHTQYSERENSGLPHATSVDVHVKCLTPETQIALKPTHAIVKSENVSTPCCGPIDNTANGMITPPSASNTATPFEEDSPNVDCEANTSDGKPGDPDMPKGKRSRLSKRTKWPAIIKDGKVICRRCFREFTSTKSLGGHLSKRSQCRPVDEIDLTADLPSSFLDFLNDPQVPDSNGATLNLSNGDFLQESCSLTPFTSIMALKQEPQNTNIMDCSNSRPVSSDNQQDKPVESNPTLALPRQEDHLMEISHAFQRLDLIEAAQGKMRSVLSSEGNVSKCDSAPDIEKTKVLSKSDDRPPEKVTKPFKCEQDDCEYSFMTKEALFRHLSKMHDYSNEMIEELKRTPYKLSPYPCKICPKTFTRTTGLRIHYEKVHRLSKEEMQKYKISAINRRAFRLNKDNILISCATDGNCSYTAQPAAMLPAIKQEPLDIAIAPQKEDTENPKDHQVTSPGIVIMQGFSPEVSTVTQLPSPHSYLTDSSQFEVAPSTHENAPEQPNVSTLHKSPDVKQKSRNKKTEIQDKLSLPGKAKVPQGHTDVEMSKAKDPKFSPMTASTSSSPEKPGSSKNTPTKDETQRKDKLQKKLSLKMCDAENAYSPYRPYRCVHEGCNAAFTIQHNLILHYRAMHQAALPPSNAEAENEKTIVQVVQQSNQSVDKDNEVRCQVKDCSRVFMGITRLVQHYLLLHKFSRDKATAMMASMAIGPFNCDRPECALPFNSVERYIEHIKNFHKEIAISESGSVDQTFKCEYEGCDRVYTTKSNLLRHLIKKHEYVYDPKITDGRRTKSMGLFTGAGNGKENMENKFKVKKKNTKKKEGKSIEHWTSFGKPTLKSHEEASVMCTKNSALQYPCMIIGCDAVERAERSIFKHYTTHGLTERHIEDQRSQFIFCKKFPRARFKDANKSEGMSSSSSETEPEEVETLSDQKIDESRDRVDQEDSRLSKDSSAESQASNGIEVVVVKRGRPRKPAQPTSACPERMQSLRNRLTVNSSRDNSNPATPTTPEQRDDDVTPVSFKPLGLEDSFLKFLETSDSAQSTKRKLNDKSSAELPSKRQLIVNQKLTMKSRITGCENLVDFRNPLNLKSVSNVKIVIDNTFSDEADHLLKQLQDMKPIVKVKRWLYSGS, encoded by the exons ATGGCGGAGGGGGAGACAGAGAAGGAATATGACACACGGAAAGCTATCGACGAGCTCCGAGAGCGGTTCCAGGGTTTGACCACGACGCTAAAAGAGAGCTCGCAACCTCCGCTGGAAGCCTCCCTGTATTTCTGCCAGGAGTTCTGCCAG GTCCTTGTGGAACATGCTGGCCGTTGGAAAACTGACGAGGATCCGCTGCCTCTGCTGGAGGTCTACATTGTGGCCATCCTCAGCTTTGCTAAGgcttcctcctgtctctcctccgaATGTGAAAATGCACCACTGTTACTTGAAAAGTTAGCACT GAGTTGCGTGGAATTGCTGTTCTTACTGCCCCAGCATGTCCCTGGTGCCTTATGGGAGGAGTTTCAGTCCTCCACGAAG TTGGCACACGGCCTTTTACAAGACAGTGGGAGTACACAGCTTTGTCTGCTCTCACTTTTGGCACAGCAGGATGGCGTCTGGTCCAACACCACACTAAGCAGCATCCTGTCCAATCAAATCCCTCAAACTGAGCAAG TCCATGAGTATCTGGAGTTTGAAGGCCCCACGCTTCTAAACATGAGAATAAAGCACCTAATCAAAGTAGACGGCGTTGATAAAGCTGCTGTCCTTGCAAAGATGTGTTCAGAGTTTGCAGGatatgaaggaaaaggaaacttCAAACAAACGTACTTGCTTTGCATCTGTATGACAAAAAGTCAGGAGCAGCTAATGGAAGAG ATTGCATCCATAGACTGTAAAGATGCTCTTGAAATGATCTGCAACTTGGAGTCAGAGGGAGATGAAAGAGGAGCTCTCTGCTTATGTTCTGTCTTCCTCAAGAGGCAGCTTCTCCAAGGGGAAGTTTATTGTGCATG GGAACTCACACTGTTCTGGAGTAAGCTACTCATGCGTTTAGAGTCATCAGCTGATGTGTTCCTTGGGCAAAGCAAAGAGATGGCCCTTCTGTGTAGAAGTGTTTGTCatattctgtttttaatcaaagtAATCCAAAATGAG GTTGGAGAGGTGGGACTCCCAGTGTGTGCGGAAATGTGCATTCAAGCTCTGAAAATGACATCCAGTGACCATAAGGATAGCAAGTCTACCATCTGCAAGACTATTTCCTGCCTCTTGCCGACTGATCTAGAGGTCAAACGTGCTTGCCAGTTGACGGAGTTCCTCCTCCAGCCTACCATTGACTCATATTATGCAGTGGAGTCACTGTACAATGAACCCGATCAAAAGCCCGAGGAAGATGGGAGCCTACCAGTACCCAACTCCTTACGCTGTGAGTTACTGCTGGCATTGAAGACACAGTGGCCTTTCGATCCAGAGTTCTGGGACTGGAAAACATTGAAACGCAACTGCTTGGCACTGATGGGCGAGGAGGCAGCTATTGTTTCATCTATCGACACACTCAATGACACAGATGAACAGGAGGTAGAAAGTGCACTCGGCAAACACCCCGAATATAGAGACCTTGAGGATTTTCTGTTAACCACTACAAATGAACTCAATGAAATcacagatgaaaaagaaaaaaacagagaggCTAAAAAACTCCGGGAGCAGGGTTTTGTGTCTGCGCGGTTCAGAAATTGGCGAGCCTACATGCagtattgtgttttgtgtgacaAGGAGTTCCTGGGTCATCGAATTGTTCGGCATGCgcagaaacatttcaaagaTGGGATGTATCTGTGCCCAATTTGTGCTGACAGTTTTGAAAGTAGGGAGATTTTAGAGCCACATGTAGCATCGCATGTAAAGCAATCTTGCAAAGAAAGACTAGCTGCAATGAAAGCTGCCAGGAAAATAACCAAACCACCTCAGTCCCCGAAAAGCCCATCAACAAATCCAAAATGTGTTGCCAATTTGGGTAGTCCTGTTAAAGTTGAATCTCAAATTGGCAACCAATTGGCAACTCCTGTTAAAATAGAACAAACGACATCTGACACAAATTTAAGTCAAGACTGTTTCTGTCCTGTCAAAAACTGTTGCAAGGCATTCAAGTTTTTCCGTAACCTCATGGCCCATGTCAGATCTCACAAAGACGATGAAGAGGCCATGAGGTTTTTAGagatacaaaaacagaaagtgGTGTGCCAGTACTGCCGACGTCAGTTCGTTAATGTCAGACACCTTAACGATCATTTGCAAATGCACTGTGGCAGCAAACCATACATTTGCATTCAGTTGGATTGCAAGGCTAACTTTAACTCCAATTCTGAGCTTCTCATGCATCGAAAAACGCATCCTGAATTTAAGGCCCAGTGTATGTTCCCTAACTGCGGCCAAGTTTTCAGTGAGGCTTACTTATTGTATGATCATGAGGCTCAGCATTACCTTACTTACACCTGTCAGACTGATAACTGCGACAAAGTATTCTACTCACAGTCGCAGTTCCTGTCTCACCAAGCGAGTCATTGTACAAATGAGACATTTAATAGTTCTCCCACCCCAAACCAAAACCTTCCTGTCACTCCAAATGTACAACAACCACTCGAGAGCACCCCAAACATTGAAATGATTCAATCAGATGCAGGTATTAAGACGTCTAATGAAACAACATCTTCATGCACATCACCTTTTCCTTTGAAAGTGAAGCACTCGATTGAAAGCATGCTGAATTCTTTATCAGATAGTGAAATGGAAGAACCGCCGAAATGCTACACTCCCCTTACAAACTCCACTCCAGCACCCGCTGATGGGAAAACTGCACCCGAGATTCCTTTGGTGCTCTCAAACCTGGCTGAACAGAGACAGATTACTCCAGTAAATTCTGTACCCAGCATCACAAATCCTGTTGTAGGTCAACAGA AAATTCAGATTCATAATATCCAAGCCAATGAAATTCCAAAAGTGATTCCTCAAATAATTTCTCCAAGTCAAATCAAGACAGAAATTCCTTCTTTTTTGCAAGGATATCCTCCCAGCACACAAGCTGTAAATTCTGGCAATGAGGAGAACCTGCATTGTTGCCCCTATAATGAGTGCACAAGGGCATACAGCACAAACAAAAGTCTATCTAGGCATGTGAAGAAGCAACACCCTGAAATATTTGAAGACTGGAAATTAGCAAAGAAATACAACAAGATAGCTAAAATTTCAGCAAAAAAGGCTGGACCAACTTCATCTAATCAGTCTAAGAACCCAGGGAACAGGTCATCAAATCAGCCAGAAATACTATGCAACAATTCTGGGATGCAGCAAATGGATTACCAAGCAGGATGTTCAAGCTCACCTGCCCAGTGCTTTTCTGGATCGATTGAGCCTGTGCCTATCACACCAATGGTGAACCCCACACCGTATCCAACATGGGGGAGTCCAAATAATGCCAGTGGAATGGTGCAGCCAGACATGTCCCAATCATGGTCTGCGCCTCCCATGAACAACTGCTATTCAGATGGGTTCAACATGAATGAATACCCCTCTCGGAGCTATCTTCAATGGCAGACTGATCCTTATCAACAAAACACAGCATTGCTTCCATCTGACAGTGATCATTCAGTGGCAGCTATGCATGGCCCCACTTTGTCACATGCTGCTTCAGAATCAAGTTTAATGTCCCAGTATGTGTCCAGTTCCCTGATGCTTGACAATGGAGGGCAAATTCATAATGGAGGGCATCAGTATGGACAAATACACCCAGAAGGCAGTGGAGACGGTGTGGATGTAAGAAAAAGCAGTGCAAGTATGACAGGCCAGTCAGAAAATGGAAATTGTACTTCAACAATTGACAGCCTCCCTGAAGCAAGTTTCCACACGCAGTATTCTGAACGTGAAAATTCTGGTCTTCCTCATGCCACATCAGTTGACGTTCACGTGAAATGTCTTACCCCAGAGACTCAAATTGCTTTAAAACCTACGCATGCAATTGTTAAGTCAGAGAATGTGTCCACTCCTTGCTGTGGACCAATTGACAACACCGCTAATGGCATGATCACGCCACCGAGTGCCTCAAACACAGCTACACCTTTTGAAGAAGACTCTCCTAATGTTGACTGTGAGGCTAACACCTCAGATGGAAAGCCTGGTGACCCCGACATGCCGAAAGGGAAACGCAGCAGACTGAGCAAGCGAACCAAATGGCCAGCCATCATTAAGGATGGCAAGGTCATCTGCAGGAGATGCTTCAGAGAGTTCACCAGCACCAAGTCGCTTGGGGGGCACTTGTCAAAACGCTCACAGTGCAGACCTGTAGATGAAATCGACCTAACAGCTGATCTGCCTTCATCTTTTCTTGATTTTCTTAATGATCCCCAAGTCCCTGACTCGAACGGAGCAACACTCAACCTGTCAAATGGGGATTTCTTGCAAGAATCCTGCAGCTTGACCCCTTTCACGTCAATCATGGCATTGAAACAAGAGccacaaaatacaaatataatggACTGTTCAAACTCCCGTCCAGTTTCCTCTGATAACCAGCAAGACAAGCCAGTAGAGTCGAATCCCACCCTTGCTTTACCACGTCAAGAGGATCACTTGATGGAAATTTCACATGCCTTTCAACGGCTGGATTTGATTGAGGCTGCACAAGGAAAGATGCGGAGTGTTCTGTCATCAGAAGGGAATGTCAGTAAGTGTGATTCAGCCCCAGAcattgaaaaaacaaaagtattgaGTAAAAGTGATGACAGACCACCTGAAAAAGTCACCAAACCTTTTAAATGTGAGCAGGATGACTGTGAGTACTCTTTTATGACAAAAGAGGCATTATTCAGACACTTGAGCAAGATGCACGACTACTCTAATGAGATGATAGAGGAGCTGAAAAGGACACCGTATAAACTGTCTCCATATCCTTGTAAGATTTGCCCCAAAACATTCACAAGAACAACAGGGTTGAGAATTCACTATGAAAAGGTTCATCGATTGTCAAAGgaagaaatgcagaaatataaGATTAGTGCTATAAATAGACGTGCTTTTAGGCTCAACAAGGATAACATTCTAATCAGCTGTGCTACTGATGGCAATTGCAGTTATACAGCACAACCTGCAGCAATGTTACCGGCTATAAAGCAAGAACCACTTGACATTGCAATTGCTCCTCAAAAAGAAGACACTGAAAATCCAAAGGATCATCAGGTCACCTCACCAGGAATTGTGATTATGCAGGGATTTTCTCCTGAGGTGTCAACTGTTACACAATTACCATCACCTCACAGCTATTTGACTGATAGCTCGCAGTTTGAGGTGGCACCATCCACTCATGAAAATGCCCCAGAGCAACCAAATGTGTCTACTTTACATAAGAGTCCTGATGTGAAACAGAAATCcagaaacaaaaagacagaaatcCAGGATAAGCTTAGTCTGCCTGGCAAAGCAAAGGTGCCGCAAGGACATACGGATGTAGAAATGAGCAAAGCAAAAGATCCAAAATTCAGTCCTATGACTGCATCTACTTCATCCTCCCCAGAGAAACCCGGCAGCTCTAAAAACACTCCAACAAAGGATGAAACCCAGAGGAAAGACAAACTTCAGAAAAAGCTGAGCCTCAAAATGTGTGATGCAGAGAATGCCTACAGTCCATATAGACCGTATCGCTGTGTACATGAAGGATGCAATGCAGCATTCACAATCCAGCACAATCTGATTCTTCATTACAGGGCCATGCATCAGGCAGCATTGCCCCCCAGCAACGCTGAAGCTGAGAATGAAAAGACTATTGTACAAGTTGTACAACAGAGCAATCAGAGCGTAGACAAAGACAATGAAGTCAGGTGTCAAGTGAAAGACTGTTCAAGAGTGTTCATGGGAATCACAAGGCTGGTGCAGCATTACTTGTTACTCCACAAGTTTTCCCGTGACAAAGCCACAGCTATGATGGCCAGCATGGCCATAGGGCCTTTCAACTGTGACCGGCCAGAGTGTGCGCTCCCATTCAACTCCGTGGAAAGGTACATTGAGCACATTAAAAATTTCCATAAGGAAATTGCCATCTCTGAAAGCGGCTCGGTTGATCAAACTTTTAAGTGCGAGTATGAAGGATGTGATCGCGTTTACACAACTAAGTCGAACCTTCTCCGCCATCTGATCAAAAAGCATGAGTATGTTTATGACCCTAAAATTACAGATGGAAGGAGGACTAAATCAATGGGACTTTTTACAGGCGCTGGCAATGGAAAAGAGAATATGGAAAATAAGTTCAAAGTTAAGAAGAAAAACactaaaaagaaagaaggaaagtcCATTGAACACTGGACTAGTTTTGGAAAGCCTACACTAAAATCCCACGAGGAGGCATCAGTAATGTGCACCAAAAATTCTGCCCTGCAGTACCCATGCATGATAATAGGCTGTGATGCTGTAGAACGGGCCGAAAGAAGCATTTTTAAGCATTACACCACTCATGGCCTCACTGAAAGACACATTGAGGACCAGAGGAGCCAGTTCATTTTCTGCAAAAAGTTCCCACGAGCCAGATTCAAAGATGCAAACAAATCAGAGGGTATGTCCAGCTCATCGTCCGAGACTGAGCCAGAAGAGGTTGAAACGCTCAGTGACCAGAAAATAGATGAATCTAGGGATAGAGTAGATCAAGAAGACAGCAGGTTGTCGAAGGACAGTAGTGCAGAATCTCAAGCTTCTAATGGGAtagaagtagtagtagtcaAAAGAGGTCGTCCCAGAAAACCTGCACAACCTACATCAGCTTGTCCAGAGAGGATGCAGTCACTTAGGAATCGTTTGACTGTTAACAGTTCAAGAGATAACTCAAATCCTGCTACTCCAACAACCCCAGAACaacgtgatgatgatgtgaCTCCAGTGTCATTCAAGCCTTTAGGACTTGAGGACTCTTTTCTTAAGTTTTTGGAAACCTCAGACTCAGCACAATCAACTAAACGCAAATTAAATGACAAATCTAGTGCTGAACTGCCTTCCAAAAGACAACTAATTGTCAACCAGAAATTAACAATGAAAAGTAGAATAACTGGCTGTGAAAATCTTGTGGACTTCAGAAATCCCCTGAATCTCAAATCAGTGAGCAATGTCAAAATTGTCATAGATAACACCTTTTCAGATGAAGCTGACCATTTGCTAAAGCAGCTACAAGATATGAAGCCGATAGTAAAAGTAAAAAGGTGGCTTTACAGCGGCTCATAG
- the orc3 gene encoding origin recognition complex subunit 3 translates to MATSSVSKGCFVFVPSAKKKRTLSLVDRFTHGCEDAENSQTRFQIFQDLWDKIKTDSEALQDELYRHILDSLLDFTRKRSLARQRGDWASQMRASEIPTAALVLGVNVPDHDMAFQSLLELLQQSVTPFVTSLQAKECGALKHLMKRVLERLMGAAVDDDDDEDEEAVEPNRDQLRNKVYCSLATLCDWYDSKTKKSKTDALGKKRSSSSDDQQPPVVIIFKDLEAFNPNVLQDFILICSRYLERLPLMFIFGIATSPSTIQRMLPHSVSSLLCIELFQSLACTRHLSTVIDKFILTHRFPFKLNGKLMQVLMSIFLYHDFSVRNFIKGIQLALLEHFHSQPLSVLCCNKQEALLNVMKLSNSNLETIRHLPSFKRYVEKQESQDQVNLWTNDDHFKEVCQQLIKDLYKYHKNYYPVLRCLHTLTSSLPRYPLGKQLRELHVICLEKKVWENDDYHTAMKLLKMLAKDELVRLLQSCEGVLQLVKSKRMKAVVVRLKDLLTRFRQLDVSAEVPSCVDDAITSPVKDLQKKTDLFQLQKTLLEMNRSRRAKKLSPFEVLRNEAVEFIDNLVKSHLSPPESQALNEVCYYGSSATVRRHLNATPRTSIQAALSNPYYYLQNEILKTDDGTVSNAAPDICIAYKLHLECGRLVNLFDWLEAYSIVVSAADGNNPDSDAVGKVDEIKHARFIQAVSELEFLGFIKSTKQKTDHVARLTWGGC, encoded by the exons ATGGCTACGTCATCTGTTTCAAAG GGCTGTTTCGTCTTCGTTCCAAGTGCTAAGAAGAAAAGGACGCTCAGTTTGG TGGATCGTTTCACTCACGGCTGCGAAGATGCCGAGAACAGCCAAACAAGATTTCAAATTTTCCAGGATCTATGGGACAAAATCAAAACCGATTCGGAG GCTTTACAGGACGAGCTCTACAGGCACATCTTGGACAGCTTGCTGGACTTCACCAGGAAGCGCTCCCTCGCCCGTCAACGCGGCGACTGGGCCTCACAGATGAGGGCCAGTGAGATTCCCACGGCGGCTCTTGTGCTTG GTGTCAACGTTCCAGATCACGACATGGCGTTTCAGAGTCTGCTTGAACTTCTCCAGCAGTCTGTTACTCCCTTTGTGACCTCCTTACAGGCCAAAGAATGTGGAG CATTGAAGCATTTGATGAAGAGGGTCCTGGAGAGGTTAATGGGTGCTGCCGtggatgatgacgacgatgaagaCGAAGAGGCGGTTGAGCCGAACAGAGATCAGCTCCGCAATAAGGTGTACTGCTCCCTCGCTACGCTGTGTGATTGGTACGATTCAAAAACGAAG AAATCCAAAACTGATGCTCTCGGGAAAAAACGTAGCTCCTCTTCAGATGATCAGCAGCCCCCCGTTGTCATTATTTTTAAGGATTTGGAGGCTTTCAACCCAAATGTCCTTCAGGACTTCATACTAATCTGCAG CCGGTACCTCGAACGCCTCCCGCTGATGTTCATCTTCGGTATCGCTACGTCGCCCAGCACCATCCAACGCATGCTGCCCCACTCGGTGTCCTCCCTGCTGTGTATCGAACTCTTCCAGTCTCTGGCCTGCACTCGGCACCTGTCCACGGTCATTGACAAG TTTATCCTGACGCATCGCTTCCCGTTTAAGCTCAACGGTAAATTGATGCAGGTTCTGATGAGCATCTTCCTCTACCACGATTTCTCAGTGAGAAACTTCATCAAAGGCATTCAG CTCGCTCTGCTGGAACACTTCCACTCCCAGCCGCTGAGTGTTCTGTGCTGTAATAAGCAGGAGGCTCTGCTCAATGTGATGAAGCTCAGCAACAGCAACCTGGAGACGATCAGGCATTTGCCGTCCTTCAAGAG GTATGTAGAAAAGCAGGAATCTCAGGATCAAGTTAATCTTTGGACAAATGACGATCATTTCAAG gaAGTGTGTCAGCAGCTGATAAAAGACCTTTACAAATATCACAAGAACTACTATCCGGTCCTGAGATGCCTCCACACCCTGACCTCGTCTTTACCTCGATACCCACTCGGAAAACAG CTTAGAGAGCTCCATGTAATATGTCTGGAGAAGAAGGTATGGGAGAACGACGACTACCATACAGCCATGAAGCTTCTCAA GATGTTGGCGAAAGATGAGCTGGTCCGTTTGCTGCAGAGCTGTGAGGGGGTTCTGCAGCTTGTCAAGTCAAAGAGGATGAAGGCGGTTGTTGTCCGACTAAAAGACTTGCTCACCAGATTCAGACAATTAGACG TTTCTGCTGAAGTTCCATCCTGTGTGGACGACGCTATAACATCTCCAGTAAAGGATCTTCAAAAGAAAACCGATCTGTTCCAGCTGCAGAAG ACGCTGCTGGAGATGAACCGGTCTAGAAGAGCCAAAAAACTGAGCCCATTCGAGGTGCTGCGAAATGAAGCTGTGGAGTTTATAGACAATTTAGTGAA GAGTCACCTGTCCCCCCCTGAGTCTCAGGCGCTGAATGAAGTTTGCTACTACGGTTCTTCCGCTACTGTGAGGCGCCACCTCAATGCGACACCTCGCACCTCCATCCAGGCCGCTCTCAGCAATCCCTACTATTATCTTCAG AATGAGATTCTGAAGACGGACGATGGAACCGTTTCCAATGCCGCCCCTGACATCTGCATCGCATATAAACTCCACCTGGAGTGCGGCAGGCTGGTAAATCTTTTCGACTGGCTTGAA GCTTATTCCATTGTGGTTTCTGCTGCCGACGGTAACAATCCAGATTCTGACGCTGTCGGCAAGGTGGACGAGATCAAGCA CGCCCGCTTCATCCAAGCCGTGTCAGAACTTGAATTTCTGGGCTTCATCAAGTCCACCAAGCAGAAGACCGACCACGTGGCTCGACTCACATGGGGAGGGTGCTGA
- the LOC137908076 gene encoding akirin-2-like isoform X1, protein MACGATLKRTMDFDPLMSPASPKRRRCIPVSPSSSSSSPRKYLNMEPSPFGQSSSTVSAEQILNSIKQEYKRIQKRKHLDGGCHQADCCYSPESPSQLSTMNVSSMPGSSPGGISPTRKEQPLFTLRQVGMICERLLKEREEKVREEYEETMTSKLAEQYDTFVKFTHDQLMRRFGEQPASYVS, encoded by the exons ATGGCGTGTGGAGCCACCCTGAAGAGGACCATGGATTTCGATCCGCTGATGAGTCCTGCATCCCCTAAAAGACGAAGATGCATCCCCGTATCGCCATCGTCGTCATCCTCGTCCCCTAGGAAGTATCTTAACATGGAGCCCTCGCCATTCGGCCAGTCTTCGTCAACAGTCAGCGCAG AACAAATCCTAAACAGCATTAAGCAGGAGTACAAACGCATTCAGAAGAGGAAGCATCTAGATGGAGGCTGCCACCAGGCAGATTGCTGCTATTCTCCAGAGTCCCCGTCCCAGTTGTCGACCATGAATGTTTCCAGCATGCCAG GATCATCGCCTGGAGGCATTTCTCCTACTAGAAAAGAACAGCCATTATTCACCCTCAGACAAGTTGGAATGATCTGTGAACGTCTGCTGAAAGAAAGGGAGGAGAAGGTGCGGGAGGAGTATGAAGAGACCATGACTTCGAAGCTGGCAG AACAATACGACACCTTTGTGAAGTTCACGCATGACCAGTTAATGCGACGATTTGGGGAGCAACCCGCTAGCT ATGTTTCCTGA